One window of the Mycobacterium xenopi genome contains the following:
- the purT gene encoding formate-dependent phosphoribosylglycinamide formyltransferase, protein MAEDLTAEPHRAQEAHEQHERGADRENPSDVARADDDSPRPKVMLLGAGELSRELVIVFQRFGAEVIAVEHYADAPAHRVADQSLVVKITDADELSAVIGRVQPNFVVALTDAVAADALAAAGETGFTEVVPGARGVRLSTDSEGLRRLAADELGLPTAPFWFAGSLDELKAVSAHAGYPLLVKPVRAVGGQAPSVVSGPDDVEPAWQRAVAAGGRVSRPRVLAETVVEVDYHVTLLTVCTDGPKGPVFEFCAPIGHGDVTGDAVESWQPQPMSDAALDAGKSIAARIVKAVGGRGVFGVELMARGDEVYFCDVTARPYDSGLVTLRTQRLSVFELQARAILGLAIDTIMISPGAAAVLYAGREAHQGRPDVGVLADALRVPESDVRVFAHHEPETPRRLGVALATAADVSTARDRARQVSAALRRLWQPANSPGPG, encoded by the coding sequence GTGGCCGAGGATCTGACCGCCGAACCTCACCGGGCGCAGGAGGCTCATGAGCAACATGAGCGGGGGGCGGATCGCGAAAACCCAAGCGACGTGGCCCGCGCCGACGACGACAGCCCCCGCCCCAAGGTGATGCTTTTGGGGGCCGGCGAGCTCAGCCGGGAACTGGTCATCGTGTTTCAGCGTTTCGGCGCCGAAGTCATCGCGGTCGAGCATTACGCCGACGCGCCCGCACACCGGGTCGCCGACCAGTCGCTGGTGGTCAAGATCACCGATGCCGACGAGCTGTCGGCGGTCATCGGACGTGTGCAGCCCAATTTCGTGGTGGCCCTGACCGACGCGGTGGCCGCCGATGCGCTGGCCGCGGCGGGCGAGACCGGTTTCACCGAGGTGGTCCCCGGCGCCCGCGGCGTGCGCTTGTCCACCGACAGCGAGGGACTGCGGCGACTGGCCGCCGACGAATTGGGGCTGCCGACCGCGCCGTTCTGGTTCGCCGGTTCGCTCGACGAACTCAAAGCCGTGTCCGCGCATGCCGGCTATCCGCTGCTGGTCAAACCGGTGCGTGCGGTCGGCGGTCAGGCCCCCTCGGTAGTGTCCGGGCCCGATGACGTCGAACCCGCCTGGCAGCGTGCAGTTGCCGCTGGCGGGCGCGTCAGCCGCCCCCGGGTGCTGGCCGAGACAGTGGTCGAGGTCGACTACCACGTCACGCTGCTCACGGTGTGCACCGACGGACCGAAGGGACCGGTGTTCGAGTTCTGCGCGCCGATCGGTCACGGCGACGTCACCGGCGATGCGGTGGAATCCTGGCAGCCGCAACCGATGAGCGACGCAGCGCTGGATGCCGGCAAGTCGATCGCCGCGCGGATCGTCAAGGCGGTTGGCGGGCGCGGGGTCTTCGGGGTGGAACTGATGGCCCGCGGCGACGAGGTCTACTTCTGCGACGTCACCGCGCGGCCCTACGACAGCGGTCTGGTGACGCTGCGCACTCAGCGGCTTTCCGTATTCGAGTTGCAGGCCCGCGCGATCCTCGGTCTGGCGATCGACACGATCATGATCTCGCCGGGTGCGGCGGCGGTGCTGTATGCCGGGCGCGAGGCGCATCAGGGCAGGCCCGATGTTGGCGTCTTGGCCGATGCGCTGCGGGTGCCCGAGAGCGACGTTCGGGTTTTCGCTCACCACGAGCCGGAAACGCCGCGCAGGCTCGGCGTGGCACTGGCCACCGCGGCTGACGTGTCGACCGCGCGGGACCGCGCCCGGCAGGTGTCGGCTGCGCTGCGCCGGCTGTGGCAGCCGGCGAATTCGCCGGGGCCAGGCTGA
- a CDS encoding PaaI family thioesterase encodes MTDQPEALDPEYEHHGGFPRYEPAQPGPGFAKFVAAMRRLQDLAVSANPDSDTWDEAAERAEELVKLLDPFQAAEGVAPAGRVPSLPGMGSLLMPPWTMTKFDADGVEMRGQFSRYYVGGNMAVHGGVISLVFDWLCGMVVHAAGRPISRTAYLKVDYRKVTPIDRPLVARGRITETEGRKAFIAGELVDQDDTVLAEVHALMVRLLPGQP; translated from the coding sequence GTGACCGACCAACCGGAGGCGCTAGACCCCGAATACGAGCATCACGGCGGGTTCCCGCGCTACGAGCCCGCGCAGCCCGGACCGGGGTTCGCCAAGTTCGTCGCTGCCATGCGGCGCCTGCAGGACCTGGCCGTGTCGGCGAATCCGGACAGTGACACCTGGGACGAAGCCGCCGAGCGGGCCGAAGAGCTGGTTAAGCTGCTCGACCCGTTCCAGGCTGCGGAAGGAGTTGCCCCCGCGGGGCGGGTGCCGTCGCTGCCCGGCATGGGCAGCCTGCTGATGCCGCCGTGGACGATGACGAAGTTCGACGCCGACGGTGTCGAAATGCGCGGCCAGTTCAGCCGCTACTACGTCGGCGGCAACATGGCGGTGCACGGTGGTGTGATATCGCTGGTGTTCGACTGGCTGTGCGGCATGGTGGTGCACGCCGCGGGCCGCCCGATCAGCCGGACCGCGTACCTCAAGGTCGACTACCGCAAGGTCACCCCGATCGACCGCCCGCTGGTCGCGCGTGGGCGCATCACTGAAACCGAGGGCCGCAAGGCATTCATCGCCGGGGAACTCGTCGACCAGGACGACACCGTGCTGGCCGAGGTGCATGCGCTGATGGTGCGCTTGCTGCCCGGCCAGCCTTGA
- a CDS encoding rhodanese-like domain-containing protein codes for MSYAGDITCQQAWKLLSDNPEAVLVDVRTDAEWRFVGVPDLSSLGREVVYIEWNRVDGKRNENFVAELLEQVPARQDRPVIFLCRSGNRSVGAAEAATAAGITPAYNVLDGFEGHLDEAGHRGGSGWRAIGLPWKQS; via the coding sequence GTGAGCTACGCAGGAGATATCACGTGCCAGCAGGCTTGGAAGCTGCTCAGTGATAATCCCGAGGCGGTGCTGGTCGACGTGCGCACCGACGCCGAATGGCGCTTCGTCGGGGTGCCCGACCTGTCCAGCCTCGGCCGCGAGGTCGTCTACATCGAGTGGAATCGCGTCGACGGCAAGCGCAACGAAAACTTCGTCGCCGAATTGCTGGAGCAGGTCCCGGCCCGGCAGGACCGACCCGTGATCTTCTTGTGCCGCTCGGGCAACCGCTCGGTCGGTGCAGCCGAGGCCGCGACCGCGGCGGGCATCACACCGGCATACAACGTGCTCGACGGGTTCGAGGGCCATCTCGACGAGGCCGGTCATCGCGGTGGCTCCGGCTGGCGGGCGATTGGGTTGCCCTGGAAGCAGTCATGA
- a CDS encoding adenylosuccinate synthase, with protein sequence MPAVVLIGAQWGDEGKGKATDLLGGRVQWVVRYQGGNNAGHTVVLPTGENFALHLIPSGVLTPGVTNVIGNGVVVDPGVLLDELAGLEARGVDTSRLLISADAHLLMPYHVAIDKVTERYMGNKKIGTTGRGIGPCYQDKIARIGIRVADVFDPDSLTRKIEAALEFKNQVLVKIYNRKALEPAQVVDTLLAQAERFKHRVADTRLLLNAALERGETVLLEGSQGTLLDVDHGTYPYVTSSNPTAGGAAVGSGIGPTRITTVLGILKAYTTRVGSGPFPTELFDEYGEYLSKTGGEFGVTTGRRRRCGWFDAVVARYATRVNGITDYFLTKLDVLSSLQTVPVCVGYRIDGKQTPDMPMTQSELARAEPVYEELPGWWEDISAARKFDDLPAKARDYVLRLEELAGAQVSCIGVGPGREQTIVRRDVLQVNP encoded by the coding sequence ATGCCGGCAGTCGTGCTGATCGGCGCCCAGTGGGGCGACGAGGGCAAAGGCAAGGCCACCGACCTGCTCGGCGGCCGCGTGCAATGGGTGGTGCGCTATCAGGGGGGCAATAACGCCGGGCACACCGTGGTGTTGCCCACCGGCGAGAACTTCGCACTGCACCTTATTCCCTCCGGGGTGCTGACACCCGGCGTCACCAACGTCATCGGCAACGGGGTCGTGGTCGACCCCGGTGTCCTGCTCGACGAGCTGGCGGGCCTCGAGGCCCGCGGCGTGGACACCTCGCGGCTGCTGATCTCCGCCGACGCCCACCTGTTGATGCCCTACCACGTCGCTATCGACAAGGTCACCGAACGCTACATGGGCAACAAGAAGATCGGCACCACCGGCCGCGGGATCGGCCCGTGCTATCAGGACAAGATCGCCCGCATCGGGATCCGGGTGGCCGACGTGTTCGACCCGGACTCGCTGACCCGCAAGATCGAGGCCGCGCTGGAATTCAAAAACCAGGTGCTGGTCAAGATCTACAACCGCAAGGCGCTCGAGCCCGCGCAGGTGGTTGACACGCTGCTGGCACAGGCCGAGCGCTTCAAGCACCGCGTCGCCGACACCCGGCTGCTGCTCAACGCGGCGCTAGAGCGCGGCGAGACGGTGTTGCTGGAGGGATCGCAGGGCACCCTGCTCGACGTCGACCACGGCACGTATCCCTATGTGACGTCGTCGAATCCGACGGCGGGCGGCGCGGCCGTCGGGTCGGGCATCGGCCCGACGCGGATCACCACCGTGCTCGGCATCCTCAAGGCCTACACCACCCGGGTGGGATCGGGACCGTTTCCCACCGAGCTGTTCGACGAGTACGGCGAATACCTGTCCAAGACCGGCGGCGAGTTCGGGGTGACGACGGGCCGGCGCCGCCGCTGCGGATGGTTCGACGCGGTGGTCGCCCGCTATGCCACTAGGGTCAACGGCATCACCGACTACTTTTTGACCAAGCTCGATGTGCTCTCCAGCCTGCAAACCGTGCCGGTTTGCGTCGGCTACCGCATCGACGGCAAACAGACCCCGGATATGCCGATGACCCAGAGCGAACTGGCCCGCGCCGAACCCGTCTACGAAGAGCTGCCCGGCTGGTGGGAGGACATCTCGGCTGCGCGGAAGTTCGACGACCTGCCGGCCAAGGCGCGTGACTATGTGCTACGACTGGAAGAGCTTGCCGGAGCGCAGGTTTCGTGTATCGGTGTGGGCCCGGGCCGCGAGCAGACCATCGTGCGCCGCGACGTGCTGCAGGTCAACCCGTGA
- a CDS encoding DUF3151 domain-containing protein, which yields MAPTRDLLGPDPILLPGDRDAEAELRANQKPAIVAAAHPAASVAWAALAEEALAEDKAITAYAFARTGYHRGLDQLRRNGWKGYGPVPYSHEPNRGFLRCVAALARAADAIGETDEYQRCLELLDDCDPHARAELGLS from the coding sequence ATGGCACCGACGCGTGATCTTTTGGGACCCGACCCGATCCTGCTGCCCGGCGACCGCGACGCAGAGGCCGAACTGCGCGCCAACCAAAAGCCCGCCATCGTCGCGGCCGCGCACCCAGCGGCCTCGGTCGCGTGGGCGGCCCTGGCCGAGGAAGCGCTGGCCGAGGACAAGGCCATCACCGCCTACGCCTTCGCCCGCACCGGTTACCATCGCGGCCTCGACCAGCTGCGTCGCAACGGGTGGAAGGGCTATGGCCCGGTGCCGTATTCGCACGAACCCAACCGCGGATTCTTGCGCTGCGTGGCCGCGCTGGCGCGGGCGGCCGACGCCATCGGAGAGACCGACGAGTATCAACGCTGCCTGGAGCTGCTCGACGACTGCGATCCGCATGCTCGCGCCGAGCTCGGGCTTAGCTAG
- a CDS encoding site-2 protease family protein, with translation MSVRGLHESVRPSPIFLAIVALTACGGVLAWLAGADTRALAYVGVFVFVIAGWLVSLCLHEFGHAVTAWRFGDRDVAVRGYLTLDPRRFTHPMLSLGLPMLFIALGGIGLPGAAVYVRTSFMTPARRTLVSLAGPFANLVLAVLLLALVRLYYEPAHPVLWAGVAFLGFLQVTAVVLNLLPIPGLDGYGALEPHLSPETQRALEPAKQFGFLFVLLLFLAPALNQWFFGVVDWFFELSGVPAMLARLGSALTRFWGAWF, from the coding sequence GTGAGCGTTCGCGGCCTGCACGAGTCGGTGCGACCGAGCCCCATTTTCTTGGCGATCGTCGCGCTGACGGCTTGCGGCGGCGTGCTGGCCTGGCTGGCCGGGGCCGACACTCGGGCGCTGGCCTATGTCGGGGTGTTCGTCTTCGTGATCGCGGGCTGGCTGGTGTCGCTGTGCCTGCATGAGTTCGGGCACGCGGTCACCGCATGGCGATTCGGCGACCGCGACGTCGCAGTGCGCGGCTATCTGACGCTTGACCCGCGGCGCTTCACCCATCCCATGCTGTCGCTGGGCCTGCCGATGCTGTTCATTGCGCTGGGCGGCATCGGGTTGCCCGGCGCGGCGGTGTACGTGCGCACGTCGTTTATGACGCCAGCGCGACGCACCCTCGTGAGCCTGGCCGGACCGTTCGCCAACCTTGTGCTGGCCGTGCTGCTGCTGGCTTTGGTCCGGTTGTACTACGAGCCCGCGCACCCGGTGTTGTGGGCCGGGGTGGCGTTTCTGGGCTTTCTTCAGGTGACCGCGGTAGTGCTGAACCTGCTGCCGATCCCGGGCCTGGACGGCTACGGCGCGCTGGAACCGCACCTGAGCCCCGAGACGCAGCGCGCGCTGGAACCGGCGAAGCAATTCGGGTTCTTGTTCGTGCTCCTGCTCTTCCTCGCGCCGGCGCTGAACCAGTGGTTCTTCGGTGTCGTCGACTGGTTTTTCGAACTGTCCGGGGTCCCCGCCATGCTGGCCCGGTTGGGCAGCGCGCTGACCCGATTCTGGGGTGCCTGGTTCTGA
- a CDS encoding GNAT family N-acetyltransferase has protein sequence MRSRWRTDPSAALAAELDGAVVGSNLATRWGSFAFVGPLTVEPALWNRGIAQQLMRATIDVIDSWNVTATALFTFANSVEHIHLYQKFGFWPRFLTALLAKSPASKSASFTRYSETTKTEQTAAVDACRHLTSSIYDGLDVSAEIRSVHEQQLGETVLLWNGNSVDAFAVCHLGEGTEAGAQACYVKFAAARPGADAERVFGLVLDACETLAAQQGLRRLQAGVNVGRSRAYRSMLDRGFRADAYGVAMHRPDAPAYSRPEVYIVDDLR, from the coding sequence GTGCGGAGCCGCTGGCGCACGGATCCCAGTGCAGCCCTCGCGGCGGAACTGGACGGCGCGGTGGTCGGCTCCAACCTGGCCACCAGGTGGGGAAGCTTCGCCTTCGTCGGCCCACTGACCGTCGAGCCTGCGTTATGGAATCGGGGCATCGCGCAGCAGCTAATGCGCGCCACGATTGACGTGATCGATTCCTGGAACGTCACGGCCACAGCGTTGTTCACGTTCGCCAACAGCGTCGAGCACATCCACCTCTATCAGAAGTTCGGGTTCTGGCCTCGGTTCCTGACCGCGCTGCTGGCCAAGTCGCCGGCGTCGAAGTCCGCGTCGTTCACCAGATACTCGGAAACCACCAAGACCGAGCAGACCGCAGCAGTCGACGCCTGCCGCCACCTCACCAGTTCGATCTACGACGGCCTGGACGTCAGCGCCGAAATCCGGTCCGTTCATGAGCAGCAGCTTGGTGAAACGGTGCTGCTGTGGAACGGGAATTCGGTCGACGCATTTGCGGTGTGTCACCTCGGCGAGGGAACCGAAGCCGGCGCCCAAGCCTGTTACGTCAAGTTCGCGGCGGCGCGACCCGGCGCCGACGCGGAGCGCGTTTTCGGGCTGGTCCTGGACGCGTGTGAGACGCTGGCCGCACAACAGGGCCTGCGCCGGCTGCAGGCCGGGGTCAACGTTGGTCGCAGCCGGGCTTATCGCAGCATGCTGGACAGGGGTTTTCGGGCCGACGCCTATGGCGTGGCGATGCATCGCCCCGACGCGCCGGCCTATAGCAGGCCGGAGGTCTACATCGTCGACGACCTGCGTTAG
- a CDS encoding cation diffusion facilitator family transporter: MGAGHTHNHADARISRMLAAAVLLASFFVVEVSTALLIGSIALLADAGHLLTDLAAAFMGLAALMLVRRGSSSPRRTYGWHRAEVFTAVVNAVLLIGIAAFILYEAVRRLGDAPAIPGVPLTAVALGGLATNTAVALLLRSQSTRSLAVKGAYTEVVADTVGSLGVLVAGVVTLTTGWPYADVVVAVFVALWVLPRALSLAASALRILSESSPRHIDVDELRAALHAVDGVTEVHDLHVWTLVPGKDMVTAHLTSCADATRVLADARAVLAARGLEHATVQVESPDGLDHCSPSW; encoded by the coding sequence ATGGGTGCCGGCCATACGCACAACCACGCCGACGCCCGGATATCGCGGATGCTCGCCGCCGCCGTGCTCCTCGCGAGCTTCTTCGTGGTGGAAGTGAGCACGGCGTTGCTCATCGGGTCGATTGCGTTGCTGGCCGACGCCGGGCATCTGCTGACCGACCTAGCCGCCGCGTTCATGGGGCTGGCCGCGCTGATGCTGGTCCGGCGCGGCAGCTCGTCGCCCCGGCGCACCTACGGCTGGCACCGCGCGGAGGTGTTCACCGCGGTGGTCAACGCGGTGCTGCTGATCGGGATCGCGGCGTTCATCCTCTACGAGGCGGTCCGGCGGCTCGGTGACGCCCCGGCCATTCCGGGCGTGCCGCTGACAGCCGTCGCACTCGGCGGGCTGGCCACCAACACCGCGGTGGCGCTGCTGCTGCGGTCGCAGTCCACGCGCAGCCTCGCCGTCAAGGGCGCCTACACCGAGGTCGTCGCCGACACGGTAGGCAGCCTCGGTGTGCTCGTCGCCGGGGTGGTCACCCTGACGACGGGTTGGCCCTACGCCGACGTCGTGGTCGCCGTCTTCGTCGCGCTGTGGGTGTTGCCGCGAGCGCTGTCACTGGCGGCGAGCGCGCTGCGCATCCTGTCCGAATCGTCGCCACGCCACATCGACGTCGACGAACTGCGCGCGGCGCTACACGCCGTCGACGGTGTGACCGAGGTTCACGACCTGCATGTGTGGACGCTTGTGCCCGGCAAAGACATGGTGACCGCGCACCTGACCAGCTGCGCCGACGCGACCCGAGTGCTCGCCGATGCGCGCGCCGTGCTGGCGGCCCGCGGGTTGGAGCACGCCACGGTGCAAGTGGAGTCGCCCGATGGTCTCGACCACTGTTCGCCGAGTTGGTAA
- a CDS encoding O-succinylhomoserine sulfhydrylase, whose translation MSDEPSVRTPAPLPDGVGPGTIGVRGGIMRSQFDETAEAMYLTSGYVYESAAAAEQAFAGEIDRYVYSRYGNPTITMLEERLRLMEGAPAAFATASGMAAVFVSLGALLGAGDRLVAARSLFGSCFVVCDEILPRWGIQTVFVDGDDLAQWEKALSEPTQAVFFETPSNPMQSLVDIAAVVELAHAAGAKVVLDNVFATPLLQQGFPLGVDVVVYSGTKHLDGQGRVLGGAILGDKDYIDGPVQKLMRHTGPAISAFNAWILLKGLETLAIRVEHANASAQRVAEFLESHPAVSWVRYPYLTSHPQYDLAKRQMSGGGTVVTFALDAPESVAKRRAFEVLDKLRLIDISNNLGDAKSLITHPATTTHRAMGPEGRAAIGLGDNVVRISVGLEDTDDLIADLDQALR comes from the coding sequence ATGAGCGACGAGCCTTCGGTCCGCACACCGGCGCCGCTGCCCGACGGTGTCGGGCCGGGCACTATCGGGGTGCGCGGCGGGATCATGCGTTCGCAGTTCGACGAGACCGCCGAGGCCATGTACTTGACCTCGGGCTACGTCTATGAGTCGGCGGCCGCCGCGGAACAGGCGTTCGCGGGAGAGATCGACCGCTACGTGTATTCGCGCTACGGCAACCCCACCATCACCATGCTCGAGGAGCGGTTACGCCTGATGGAGGGGGCGCCGGCGGCGTTCGCCACCGCCAGCGGGATGGCGGCGGTGTTCGTGTCGCTGGGCGCGCTGCTGGGCGCCGGCGACCGGCTGGTGGCCGCGCGCAGCCTGTTCGGCTCGTGTTTCGTGGTGTGTGACGAGATCCTGCCCCGCTGGGGAATCCAGACCGTTTTCGTCGACGGCGACGACCTGGCTCAATGGGAGAAGGCGCTCTCCGAGCCCACTCAAGCGGTGTTCTTCGAGACGCCGTCGAACCCGATGCAGTCGCTGGTAGATATCGCCGCAGTCGTCGAGCTGGCCCACGCTGCCGGTGCAAAAGTGGTCCTGGACAACGTTTTTGCAACCCCACTGCTGCAACAGGGCTTTCCGCTCGGAGTCGACGTGGTGGTCTACTCGGGCACTAAGCACCTCGACGGGCAGGGTCGGGTGCTGGGCGGGGCCATCCTTGGCGACAAGGACTACATCGACGGCCCGGTGCAGAAGCTGATGCGGCACACCGGTCCCGCCATCAGTGCCTTCAACGCCTGGATTCTGCTGAAAGGCCTCGAGACACTTGCTATTCGGGTTGAGCACGCCAACGCCTCAGCGCAGCGGGTGGCCGAGTTCTTAGAAAGCCATCCCGCGGTGAGCTGGGTGCGCTACCCCTACCTGACGTCGCATCCTCAGTACGACCTCGCCAAGCGGCAGATGTCGGGCGGTGGCACGGTCGTCACCTTCGCGCTCGACGCACCGGAGTCAGTAGCCAAACGGCGGGCGTTCGAGGTGCTCGACAAGCTGCGTCTGATCGACATCTCCAACAACCTCGGCGACGCGAAATCACTTATCACCCACCCGGCGACGACCACTCACCGCGCGATGGGCCCCGAAGGTCGAGCCGCGATCGGGCTGGGCGACAACGTGGTGCGCATCTCCGTCGGGCTGGAGGACACCGACGACCTGATCGCCGACCTCGACCAGGCGCTGCGCTAG
- a CDS encoding cellulase family glycosylhydrolase has product MYRRTVLKLPLLLAGGAALARAPRAAAEPPRASGESLRWSAERANRWYQAQGWLVGANYITSNAVNQLEMFQPGTYDPRRIDTELSWARFHGLNTVRVFLHDLLWAQDHRGFQVRLAQFVAIAARHRIKPLFVLFDSCWDPLPKLGRQRAPRPGVHNSGWVQSPGAERLDDRRYIRTLYDYVTGVVSQFRNDDRVLGWDVWNEPDNPARVYSSVERKDKQQLVADLLPQVFQWARSVNPSQPLTSGVWDGEWADPARRSTIAAIQLDNADVITFHCYGEPANFESRINELTPLGRPILCTEYMARSLGSTIQGVLPIAKRYNVGALNWGLVAGKTQTYFPWDSWDHPYSTIPNPWFHDLLRPDGRPFQDNEIQTIRALSVGAPS; this is encoded by the coding sequence GTGTACCGTCGAACGGTCTTGAAGCTCCCACTGCTATTGGCAGGAGGCGCTGCACTGGCCCGAGCACCTCGCGCTGCTGCGGAACCACCCCGCGCATCTGGTGAGTCGCTCCGGTGGTCGGCGGAGCGTGCCAACCGGTGGTATCAAGCCCAAGGCTGGCTCGTCGGCGCGAACTACATCACCTCGAATGCAGTCAACCAGCTCGAGATGTTCCAGCCCGGCACTTACGATCCGCGGCGCATCGACACCGAGTTGTCCTGGGCGCGGTTTCACGGGCTCAACACGGTGCGGGTCTTCCTGCACGATCTGCTGTGGGCACAGGATCACCGGGGCTTCCAAGTCCGTCTCGCGCAGTTCGTGGCCATTGCGGCGCGCCACCGCATCAAGCCGCTGTTCGTGTTGTTCGATTCCTGTTGGGACCCGTTGCCGAAACTGGGCCGCCAGCGTGCTCCGCGTCCGGGGGTGCACAACTCCGGATGGGTGCAAAGCCCGGGCGCGGAGCGCCTCGACGACCGCCGCTACATTCGCACTTTGTACGACTATGTCACTGGCGTGGTGAGCCAATTCCGCAACGACGACCGGGTTTTGGGATGGGACGTGTGGAATGAACCCGACAACCCCGCGCGGGTGTACAGCTCGGTCGAAAGAAAGGACAAGCAGCAGCTTGTCGCCGACCTGCTTCCGCAAGTGTTCCAGTGGGCACGCTCGGTAAACCCGAGCCAACCGCTCACCAGCGGCGTCTGGGACGGCGAGTGGGCAGATCCCGCACGTCGCAGCACAATCGCCGCCATCCAACTCGACAACGCCGACGTGATCACCTTCCACTGCTATGGCGAGCCGGCGAATTTCGAAAGCCGCATCAACGAGCTCACCCCGCTGGGCAGGCCCATCCTGTGCACCGAATACATGGCTCGCTCGCTCGGCAGCACCATCCAGGGAGTTCTGCCAATTGCGAAGCGCTACAACGTCGGTGCACTGAATTGGGGCTTGGTCGCCGGCAAGACCCAGACCTATTTTCCTTGGGACTCTTGGGATCACCCATACTCGACGATTCCCAACCCGTGGTTTCACGACTTGCTGCGACCCGACGGACGGCCCTTCCAAGACAACGAGATTCAAACGATTCGGGCGCTGAGCGTCGGCGCGCCGTCCTGA
- a CDS encoding class I SAM-dependent methyltransferase, producing the protein MTQSSTGYLLGHADAEVRRLLLQARLYDDHTAAALRLAGLRPGMRVLDVGCGPGDVSFVAARLVGSTGTVLGVDAADIVELATSRAAEQGLSNVRFQRSSIAEIALDEPVDAVIGRLILMHLPDPVGALRQLATLVRPGGLIAFSEIDTTAATSAPDLPLLRAVRDGIAGAFTGMGLDPAFGATLHTLFRHAGLGEPRLTLGAPVGTIADPEPLSYVVETWRSLLPVARQLGLATDGLSDVDKLVPRLREEAASADAILVLPALISAWICR; encoded by the coding sequence ATGACACAATCGAGTACCGGTTACCTTCTGGGTCATGCCGACGCCGAAGTTCGGCGACTGCTCTTGCAGGCACGGCTCTACGACGACCACACCGCCGCGGCATTGCGACTGGCTGGCCTGCGACCCGGTATGCGGGTGCTCGACGTGGGCTGCGGGCCCGGTGATGTGTCGTTTGTGGCCGCGCGGCTGGTGGGCTCGACCGGCACGGTGCTGGGCGTGGATGCCGCCGACATCGTCGAGCTCGCCACTAGCCGTGCGGCGGAACAGGGGCTGTCGAACGTCCGATTCCAGCGCAGTTCGATCGCCGAAATCGCCTTGGACGAGCCCGTCGACGCGGTGATCGGACGGTTGATCCTCATGCATCTGCCCGACCCGGTCGGGGCGTTGCGGCAGCTGGCCACGCTGGTGCGACCCGGTGGCCTGATCGCGTTTTCGGAAATCGACACGACGGCGGCAACCAGTGCGCCCGACCTGCCGTTGCTCCGCGCCGTACGAGACGGTATCGCGGGCGCGTTCACGGGCATGGGTCTTGACCCGGCGTTTGGCGCCACACTGCACACGTTGTTCCGGCACGCGGGTTTGGGTGAGCCGCGGCTGACGCTCGGCGCGCCGGTGGGCACGATCGCAGACCCGGAGCCGCTGTCCTACGTGGTCGAGACCTGGCGCTCGCTGTTGCCGGTGGCGCGGCAGCTGGGCTTGGCCACCGACGGGCTGTCCGATGTGGACAAGCTCGTGCCCCGATTACGCGAAGAAGCCGCCAGTGCCGACGCCATCCTTGTGCTGCCGGCCCTGATCAGCGCCTGGATATGTCGTTAG
- a CDS encoding winged helix-turn-helix transcriptional regulator, with protein sequence MLPRTYEHQVCSIARSLELIGDRWTLLIVRDALRGVRRFDDFRARLGVAHNVLSDRLSRLTEAGVLERRRYQQRPDRYEYHPTQQGLDLWPVLMSLLLWGDRYLAPDGPPALVSHRDCGGRLTSQLTCATCGTQLGPRDVELTPGPGAGSIASCKPL encoded by the coding sequence ATGCTGCCACGCACTTACGAGCATCAGGTCTGCTCCATCGCCCGCAGCCTGGAACTGATCGGCGACCGCTGGACGCTGCTGATCGTTCGCGACGCCCTGCGTGGTGTGCGCCGGTTCGACGACTTCCGCGCGCGGCTAGGCGTCGCGCACAACGTGCTCAGTGATCGGCTGTCGCGGCTGACCGAAGCCGGGGTGCTCGAGCGCCGCCGCTACCAGCAGCGGCCGGATCGCTACGAGTACCACCCAACTCAGCAGGGCCTCGACCTGTGGCCGGTGTTGATGTCGCTGCTGTTGTGGGGCGACCGCTACCTCGCACCCGACGGACCGCCCGCGCTCGTGTCACATCGCGACTGCGGGGGCCGGCTCACGTCCCAGCTGACGTGTGCCACCTGCGGGACGCAGCTAGGGCCGCGCGATGTCGAGCTCACGCCCGGGCCGGGCGCAGGGTCTATTGCGTCATGCAAGCCACTCTGA